In Salvia miltiorrhiza cultivar Shanhuang (shh) chromosome 4, IMPLAD_Smil_shh, whole genome shotgun sequence, the DNA window CAACCACATCAGAGCGTCGCTGCAGGTGCAGCCGAACCTGAAGAGCAGCCGCTCCCACAGCGGCCTCTTCAACATCCAGCTGTCTCCGGGAGCGATGATCCCGGAGACGCTGAAGTCGTTCCTCTTCGATCCAGAGGAGACGGATTTGAAGAGGATCGACGATCACGATCACGATCACTACGGTGATCGTGATCGTGATGAGATGGAGATCAAGAAGAGGGGCAATTGGATCGAGATGATCGTGGAGCTCAGGAATAAGTGGAAGGGGAATAAAAACGACGACGTCGAGAGCTACGTCGACGTCGGCGAGGGCTGCGAAGTCGAatacgacgacgacgacgacgacgaagGCGGAGGCGAAACGGCCGTCGATAAGGAGACGTTTTCGTCTCTGCTGAGGCACGTTTCGTGGTCGGATACGAAGATGTTCGCGCAGCTTGCATTCCTGTGCAACATGGCGTATGTGATCCCAGACATGAAGGTGGGTAATCGAATTGATTGAATATGAGATTTGAGCCAAAATATTGAATAATTAAGTATAATGTATGTTAATTAATATATTGTGTTGCAGAGGGAGGATTTGAGGCGGCATTACGGGCTCGAGTTCGTGACGTCGTCTCTGGAgaagaaggcggcggcggcggcgatcagAGACAAAGTCGAGCCGGATTCGGTGCGAGCGGAATCGTCGACGTCGTCGGCGGAGGTTGCGTCGTGTTCGTCGTCGGCAGCTTACGAGATCGCGGCGACGGCCGCGTCGTACGTCCAGTCGCGGGCGAAGCACCTCATCGCGCTGGGCTCGGAGCCGCAGCTCGGCGAGGATGGGTCGGTGGAGGAAGCGGCGGAGGAGAACGAGCCGAGGAACCACAAGTCCGAGAGGGCGGCGTGCGTGGCCGCGTCGACCATGACGGCGCTGGTGGCCGCgggggagaaggagaaggagaaggcggCGAGGGACCTTCAGTCGCTCCACTCCGCCCCGTGCGAGTGGTTCGTGTGCGATGATCTCGACATATACACTCGCTCCTTCGTCATCCAGGTAAACACGAGGGCGTTTACTTTTGAGAATTAGTCcgtatagataaaaaaaaaaaagttaattttgttttattgatATCTCATTGGTATCTTaataatgattaaaaaaaatattcaatcaatcatgcatcttatcaattatgaaaataaatgtTCTGATCGTCTGTTGCAGGGATCAGACTCATTGGCATCCTGGCAGGCGAATCTCTTCTTCGAACCAACTAAATTTGAGGTATGtttgaatttgaattaattcattaatgaATGATTCTTTCAAACATGAAACATTTAACAAAAAATGATGAACTGCAACAGGGAACAAATGTGTTGGTTCATAGAGGAATCTATGAAGCAGCGAAGGGGATATATGATCAATTCATGCCGGAGATCAAAGAGCATATAAACAGATTCGGGGAGCGGGCGAGGTTCCGGTTCACGGGGCATTCGCTAGGCGGCAGCCTCGCGCTTCTCGTGAACTTGATGCTCCTCACGAGGAAGGAAGTGAAGCTCCGGAATCTCCTCCCGGTGGTGACATTCGGGTCCCCGTTCGTGTTCTGTGGCGGACACAAGATCCTCGAGCAATTAGGTCTCGACGAGAGCCACGTCCGTTGCGTGATGATGCATAGGGACATCGTCCCGAGGGCCTTCTCCTGCAACTACCCCAACTACGTGGCGCAGCTGCTCAAGCGTCTCAGTGGCACGTTCCGTTCCCATCCGTGTCTCAACAAGAATGTAAGAAGGCAGAAAACgttttacttttcatgattgataagatatgagtatttttttttctgactCGTGTTGGTTGATTTGTGCAGAAAGTGTTGTATACTCCCATTGGGAAGGTCTTCATCCTGCAGCCACACGAGAAGTCGTCTCCGGCCCACCCGTTGCTTCCAGCGGGCAGCGCCCTCTACGAGCTGCAGAATGGCAGCGCCTCCCTAACCAAGCGCGCGTTTAGGGAGTTCCTTAACTCGCCTCACCCCCTCGAGACGTTGAGCGACCCCACCGCTTACGGCTCCGAGGGCACGATCCTGCGGGACCACGACTCGAGCAACTACTTGAAGGCCGTGCACGAAGTGATAAGGCAGCATTCGAGGGCCTTCGTGAGGGAAGCCAGGAAAGAGAGGAACCAAATGTGGCCACTCTTGACTTCAAGATCACCACATGCTTGGCGCCACACTTGTGAAATAGATGAAAAAGTATTAACTCGAGTTTGAGATATACTACTCGATGTTGATGTAAACTTGTGTATTTGTAAGTTTCATGTAAATAAAAATCCACAGAAACTTGCTTGCCATTGCCATGATTCACGATAGAGTTCAAACACCGCTTCTTGTCAACGACACGACAACGAAGTACAACTTAGTTGATAAGACACTTCCCTTCTAATCATTAGATCGGGAGTTCGAGTAACCATAGAGGAAAACAAAGAATTACAATTGATCATTCTTTTACAAAAAATAGAATAGGGCAACAAATTACATTAATCTCATCGACAGCACAATATGAtcaacaagagagagagagagaggggtttgCATCTAAATTTGTCATTCATATTGCTACAGTAGCATCATCCTAGGCAAGTAGGGATGTGTGAAGCTAATACAAAAGGGATTTGATAATCCATAACACTAAGAAAATCTACAAGGGATTTCGTGAAAATTCCTAGTAAGAGAATTAAGTGAAGCACTAGTTCTAGTTCAATGATAGTACAATGTGTTATAGCCTATGACATAAAAAGGCTGATCATAAGGTGAAAAATCTACGCAGCTTCTGCCCCTTCAAGCTTCGAGCTGATGGTCAGCTATTTTACAGACAAGAACTATGCGAAACGGCGTAAAATTCTTGTGCACGCTGTAAACTCTTGTGTAGAAAAATCGGCTTCGTCACGTCAGAATAGGGCGAACCAGGCCGCCCTGAGTTTGCCGCTTGACATCCATCGTCTTTCCACCACAGCTTACATACGGCAAACCACATCCTCTCCCGTTCCGACCATTGTTTCTTTGAGCTCTGCACTGCTGGGAAATGTACTAAACCCTCCTGTTCAAGAGATTAAAAGATAAACATCCCAAATCACTCAATAAAAAACACCAATGTTGTGACCACATTTATTCCATGCAGATGAAAATCATATGCAAAGTCAGAACAGAAGAAAAATTGAAGTAATCGCACAATAGAAAACTCGATGATAAAAGATGTTACCTGGATCTATGAAGTTCATTGTACACTACTACAAAACTAATCAACGCTTATCTTTACGGATAACACAGATGTTCTCAGGAATGAAGCAAGTTAAAATGTTGGCGAAACATACATAATACTAAGCAGCTATGGTAATATTAAGCAGCTATGGTAATATTAAGCAGCTAAAACAACCTTAGTTCCAAAATTTGTTACCTATTCTCTCGACCATTACCTCTGAAGATGAGAGGAAGATGGTCGATCTGGTGAAGAACGGTGATCAGTGTTCCTATGATGTCTATGGTCCTCAAATGTCCGGGACCGATTTCCATCATGTAGCTGCAATTGCTCATCTATTCCAGGCAAGCCTACAGGACCAAGGGAACCAAACTCAAGCTGTTCGCCTTGATGACTGTAGGTACCATTGTGGTCAAATGGATAAAGCATCATAACAGGTGGAACAGAAGGTCCATTAGAAGCTCCATTGGGATTCGTGGCTGTCAAAGGATACATGCTATATGCCATACTTTGAGGACCATTTTGACCAGAATTTGTGTTTAATGGGCCATCCTGTGACTGGTAAGAAGTGACAGATTCCTGCCTGTATGAATTCCACGAACGGTCAGCTCGACTATCATTAGAAGCCAAACGATCAGCTCTTGAGCTTAATTTATCAGGTTGGCTGCGGCTATGGCTGCGTGCAGAAGTGCGTGCAGCAACTCGTGTTTTTGAGTTAGGATTCCAGTTCCCCTCTCTGTCTCCATAGTTTTCGTTTCTATCATGGTTATAACTTCCCCTTCTGTTACCTGGCGAGTGACGCTCCCTGACAGGAACCTTCTGGTTCTGAAGCAATAAAATAGATAAGGTTATAGTACTGTCATAACTATGGTGCAAGATTTACAAGAGGAAAAAAGCCCAATGAATGATGTCGAAGAAGCTATAAGCATGATCCAAATAATGTACTCCATGATGCAATACAGAATGGCTACAGAACACAAACCTACATGCCTAGTCATTTAGAGAGGGAAGAAAAAACCAGTTTCCTTAAATCATATACTCTAAAATGGCATCACCCTGACACATTCCCAAATAAGATGAAAATGCACAGCAAGTAAGCGAACGATCATCTTAAAGAGCACTCTTACAGGATTAGGCAGGTAGGTGCCAGTCCCGCTGCGATATCTTGGCAGATCATCGACATAGTGTTGATACACACCAGGAGATCTGTTGGAAACTGATTGCATAGGAGCCACAGGTACAAGTCTGTGGCCGTAACTTGTCATGAGCTGAGAGAAGAGGTTTGTATTGGTTGGAAAAGGTCTAACAGGGTTTTCATAAGGAAATCGGCCCTGAAGATAAGCAGGAGGAACCATTACAGGGGAAGAAGGATAGACCAAAGGCCCATGGCTCCGTGGATTTTGACAATACCTTCCAAGTTGTAAATTTTGCCAATGGCTAAGAAAATCGCTGTTCAGAATatcagattttttattttcagatGTCTCAGCAGTTGTCCCTCTGAAAACACTTGATGCGTTTAAATCAACTGAATGATCATATCCTTCAGAAATGAAGTTCTGCCCAGATTCATTGTTCTCGGCACTTTCACCTTCAAAACGGCCACCTGATTGATCAGAAGCACTGGTCTCAGGTGGAACATTATACACTGGAAGCATTGTCAAAAATGGAATTGGTGGCCCAGTAGGATAGAATGCAACCAGACGAGAATTATCATTTGTTCTCTGTCTTGAGCCGGGATCAATGAGCATGGGAGGAAAGGGGATCATTGACTCTGATCCACTAGTCTGAGCAACTTCAAAGGCAGGCAGATGGTGCCTAGGAACCTGTAAAGCAGTGATTGGCTCTGAACTGGAGTTCCTTTCTACCAACTCAGTTCCAATGTTTGATAATGAACCCCATTCTTGATCATCTCCCTCTGCCTGATTAGGAACATGTTCAGACATAGTTTTGCCTTTCCCATGGCCAGTAGCTATATTTGTGGATGCTATTTTCTTTCCCCGTTTCTCTTTCACAGATTTAGGCGTTTTCACTGATGATCCATCCCAGGAGCTCTCAGAAGATGTCCTACTTCTCAAAGAACTACTGTGTGCAGCTGATGAGAACCTAGAGCTAACTGATCTTTCTTCTGAATAAACCTCACTACTTCTATCATCCTGGACAGGGAAGGTGTCACTATTTTGCCTCAATGATCCACGTTTTTCCCTTGTATTCTTTTGCTGCACTCTTGAAGCACTACCAGAGTTGCTCACTCGAGGTGGAGGAACATATTTCAAACCAGAGATGGATGTTGATTTATCCTCAGGCTGAATCATGTCAATATTTCCATTCTCAGGGTCAAAACCACTAGAGGAACCATCATTTCGCTCCTGCCAGAAGTCACTATCAAGTTCCTCCGATTTCATTTCCATAGAACCAAAATTTTCACTGCCTCGATCAAATGGAGTTTGAGAAGGTGAATTCACTCCAACGCTGGGGAAATAATGGGTAAATTGTGGCGCAACCATACCATGAGGAAATTGCATATTTGTAAATGATGGATCAATCAAAGGAGCATCAGTAGGAACAAATCCTGGCAGATTTCGTTGTGTATAAGCCATTGATGCAATAAAGGAAGGCGGAATGGAGAAAGGCAGATGAGCTGAATTTGAATTGAATGAACCATGAAGTTGTCCATTGAAACTTTGAAGTGAAGCAGATGCCATCATGTTTACAAGATCTTGTTCATCATTACGCATTACTTGTGCTGATGAAAACTCTTCGCTCAAGCCATCTAAATGCAAATCTCGACGATACCCATTTGAGCCATTAGTAGAGTCACTAGTAGCATCAACACTTGGTTGGGGTGCAACATGCATAGATGAAATATCTTCTACTACAGTACGACTGATGTGGCTTACCGAGCTTTCAGAATCAAgattttttttccttaattGAGATGGGACATCATAAGCATCAGTAAGTTCAGGACTCGACCGAGTTCGTGCAAAAAGAAACCGTGCCTGGCTGTCAGTGACCAAGTGATCAGCTTTCAGATCTCTCTGAACTTCATCATTTCGTAAAACCTGAGCAGAAGTGCTGTCTCTTCCAGATGGATCAGTAGCATGCAAGCTATTTACATTTTGAACTTTTAGGTTTTGCATGTGAGAAACTGCAGACAAGTCGGACGTTGTTGGCATCATTCTTGATGAAACTTTACCATGTAGAGAGGAAACACCACGGCCATGGACTCCCATGTCCTCCTCAAGAAAAGAAGCATTCTCATTTTCATTATTGCCAATCATGTTATTATTCAAATTTCCAGATTCACGAAGACTGTCTGAAGTTGATAATCTCGTCTGCCGAGGGCCAACCCCGGGTACATCAGGCCTATTGCCACTGCCATGTCTCTTCCATGTATTCAGGAAGAACTGATTAACTTCAAAAACTAAATTTTCTTTTGGGCAGTCGAGCAATCTAGCCAGTCGTTTAGCTCCAAAAGCAAACGCACTTCTTATCCTGAAAAAATTACCTGAACAACAAGAAACAAAATGTCAATGAGAAGTTGAAGAGAGGTAATTATGTATCAATAATGTACAACAATACAGCAAGTAGCCAAAATACATCCTGAAAGCATTCAAAATCAGACAAGAGGTTTTTTTAGAGAGAATATCTACGTAaagaaaatataagaaaagGCAAACTAGCATGATGAGATAATAAACTTATTGTCAGCCAATTATGGTTTTTTTTCCATAGAAGAACCATTACTCTAATCAAGGACTGGAGAAAAGACAAAGCCTTTCCAGGCTATCTCCCAGTCCTTTTGATTTATTATCTATCAAGTACAAGCCTGTTGCGGTTGTTTCCTCAATGTGGAGCTTTTAGATTAAAACAGTGGTTCATTTCAGCCCAACAACATATCCATATGTGGTCTAAATTCAAACATGACCTGATTCATGAATCTCTAGCTAACTACAAAAGTGTATGAGGCCAAACAGATGGATCAAATTTTCCCATTTCGAACTTTTATTCTCATTTATGCATTTTGAAAAAAGGAAGGAGAAAgaacaactaaataaaaaagaattaagtaAAAAGCTCATATCAACTTTTCCTAAGTTTTCTGTTTAAGAAAACCCCTGCTGGAAATATATGATTTCAGATACATCCTAACCAAGAAGGCAAAAGACACCGAGCACGAAAAAGTTTCAGTTACAGAACAATGAAACAATAGCAATACAA includes these proteins:
- the LOC131020797 gene encoding phospholipase A1 PLIP1, chloroplastic, giving the protein MAAALPQIPTARDGGVGGLRRSFSTKDLQRRGMMRRSYSDNHIRASLQVQPNLKSSRSHSGLFNIQLSPGAMIPETLKSFLFDPEETDLKRIDDHDHDHYGDRDRDEMEIKKRGNWIEMIVELRNKWKGNKNDDVESYVDVGEGCEVEYDDDDDDEGGGETAVDKETFSSLLRHVSWSDTKMFAQLAFLCNMAYVIPDMKREDLRRHYGLEFVTSSLEKKAAAAAIRDKVEPDSVRAESSTSSAEVASCSSSAAYEIAATAASYVQSRAKHLIALGSEPQLGEDGSVEEAAEENEPRNHKSERAACVAASTMTALVAAGEKEKEKAARDLQSLHSAPCEWFVCDDLDIYTRSFVIQGSDSLASWQANLFFEPTKFEGTNVLVHRGIYEAAKGIYDQFMPEIKEHINRFGERARFRFTGHSLGGSLALLVNLMLLTRKEVKLRNLLPVVTFGSPFVFCGGHKILEQLGLDESHVRCVMMHRDIVPRAFSCNYPNYVAQLLKRLSGTFRSHPCLNKNKVLYTPIGKVFILQPHEKSSPAHPLLPAGSALYELQNGSASLTKRAFREFLNSPHPLETLSDPTAYGSEGTILRDHDSSNYLKAVHEVIRQHSRAFVREARKERNQMWPLLTSRSPHAWRHTCEIDEKVLTRV
- the LOC131020796 gene encoding uncharacterized protein LOC131020796 produces the protein MGENEGWAEPGGPSPNGLLPGAGPVMQAVDTERWSRAEERTAELISCIQPNHLSEERRNAVAEYVQRLIMKCFPCQVCTFGSVPLKTYLPDGDIDLTAFSHDQTLKDTWANQVRDMLENEEKNENAEFHVKEVQYIQAEVKIIKCLVENIVVDISFNQVGGLCTLCFLDEVDSLINQNHLFKRSIILIKAWCYYESRILGAHHGLISTYALETLVLYIFHVFNNSFHGPLEVLYRFLEFFSNFDWDNFCVSLWGPVSISSLPDGIADPPRKDSGELLLSKLFLDACSSVYAVFPGGQENNGQPFVSKHFNVIDPLRVNNNLGRSVSKGNFFRIRSAFAFGAKRLARLLDCPKENLVFEVNQFFLNTWKRHGSGNRPDVPGVGPRQTRLSTSDSLRESGNLNNNMIGNNENENASFLEEDMGVHGRGVSSLHGKVSSRMMPTTSDLSAVSHMQNLKVQNVNSLHATDPSGRDSTSAQVLRNDEVQRDLKADHLVTDSQARFLFARTRSSPELTDAYDVPSQLRKKNLDSESSVSHISRTVVEDISSMHVAPQPSVDATSDSTNGSNGYRRDLHLDGLSEEFSSAQVMRNDEQDLVNMMASASLQSFNGQLHGSFNSNSAHLPFSIPPSFIASMAYTQRNLPGFVPTDAPLIDPSFTNMQFPHGMVAPQFTHYFPSVGVNSPSQTPFDRGSENFGSMEMKSEELDSDFWQERNDGSSSGFDPENGNIDMIQPEDKSTSISGLKYVPPPRVSNSGSASRVQQKNTREKRGSLRQNSDTFPVQDDRSSEVYSEERSVSSRFSSAAHSSSLRSRTSSESSWDGSSVKTPKSVKEKRGKKIASTNIATGHGKGKTMSEHVPNQAEGDDQEWGSLSNIGTELVERNSSSEPITALQVPRHHLPAFEVAQTSGSESMIPFPPMLIDPGSRQRTNDNSRLVAFYPTGPPIPFLTMLPVYNVPPETSASDQSGGRFEGESAENNESGQNFISEGYDHSVDLNASSVFRGTTAETSENKKSDILNSDFLSHWQNLQLGRYCQNPRSHGPLVYPSSPVMVPPAYLQGRFPYENPVRPFPTNTNLFSQLMTSYGHRLVPVAPMQSVSNRSPGVYQHYVDDLPRYRSGTGTYLPNPNQKVPVRERHSPGNRRGSYNHDRNENYGDREGNWNPNSKTRVAARTSARSHSRSQPDKLSSRADRLASNDSRADRSWNSYRQESVTSYQSQDGPLNTNSGQNGPQSMAYSMYPLTATNPNGASNGPSVPPVMMLYPFDHNGTYSHQGEQLEFGSLGPVGLPGIDEQLQLHDGNRSRTFEDHRHHRNTDHRSSPDRPSSSHLQRRV